Proteins from a single region of Deltaproteobacteria bacterium:
- a CDS encoding AtpZ/AtpI family protein, which yields MTSVGEEGEHPDKRQDDQAPFLRRAGLYLGVAFELPGTIIGGLVVGYYLDQYLGTSPWLLIACTAIAFAGAFVRLVRWARFFARERNGNGSEKDDTAH from the coding sequence ATCACCTCTGTGGGGGAAGAAGGGGAACACCCCGATAAGCGCCAAGACGACCAAGCTCCCTTCCTGCGCCGAGCGGGCTTATACTTAGGAGTAGCCTTCGAACTGCCAGGCACGATCATCGGTGGTCTGGTAGTAGGTTATTATCTCGACCAATACCTCGGCACGTCACCTTGGCTGCTGATCGCGTGCACCGCAATCGCGTTTGCCGGGGCCTTTGTAAGATTGGTGCGGTGGGCCAGGTTTTTTGCCCGCGAGCGCAATGGAAACGGCAGCGAAAAAGACGATACTGCGCATTGA
- a CDS encoding SIS domain-containing protein, with protein sequence MKDAIVNAFDESIRVKQAFLRDNIDTLMQAIDAVIAAFKSGNKLLLFGNGGSAADAQHIAAEFTNRFLIERPPLPALALTTDTSALTAIGNDYDYSQIFVKQIQALGKAGDIALAISTSGNSPNVLAAIETCKQFKISTIGLTGGSGGKMVGNVDYLLRAGEGKNSARIQETHILVGHVLCDIVDQKLFAAK encoded by the coding sequence ATGAAAGACGCCATCGTCAACGCTTTCGACGAAAGCATCCGGGTCAAGCAAGCTTTCCTGCGCGATAATATCGACACCTTGATGCAAGCCATCGACGCCGTCATCGCGGCGTTTAAGAGCGGCAACAAACTTTTACTCTTCGGCAACGGCGGCAGCGCCGCCGACGCGCAACATATCGCTGCGGAATTCACTAACCGTTTCTTAATCGAACGGCCGCCGCTGCCGGCGCTGGCGTTAACCACCGACACTTCGGCGTTGACCGCCATCGGCAACGATTACGATTACTCGCAAATTTTCGTCAAGCAGATTCAAGCCCTCGGCAAAGCCGGCGATATTGCGCTCGCGATTTCCACCAGCGGCAATTCACCCAACGTGCTAGCCGCCATTGAAACCTGTAAACAGTTTAAGATCTCCACCATCGGTCTCACCGGCGGCAGCGGCGGCAAGATGGTCGGCAACGTCGATTACCTGCTGCGCGCCGGCGAGGGCAAAAATAGCGCGCGCATCCAGGAAACCCACATTCTCGTCGGCCATGTGCTCTGCGACATCGTCGACCAAAAACTTTTCGCCGCGAAATAA
- a CDS encoding dCMP deaminase family protein: MSERLSWDQYFMTITLQVAERSTCTRAKVGAVIVRDKNILATGYNGAPAGMPHCTDVGCLIYESKTPNGDTEQNCFRTIHAEMNAIAQAAKNGSTIKDGAIYITHTPCIHCLKVLVNTGIKDIFYLKPYKLHTLEELLRYTQVHLYAVQLPS, from the coding sequence ATGAGCGAACGATTGAGCTGGGATCAATATTTCATGACCATCACCTTACAGGTGGCCGAGCGTTCGACCTGTACCCGGGCCAAAGTCGGCGCCGTGATCGTGCGCGACAAAAACATTCTCGCGACAGGTTATAATGGAGCACCAGCCGGTATGCCCCACTGCACCGATGTCGGTTGTCTGATCTACGAATCGAAGACGCCCAATGGCGACACCGAGCAGAACTGCTTTCGCACCATTCACGCGGAGATGAACGCCATCGCCCAAGCGGCGAAAAACGGCTCCACTATTAAGGACGGCGCTATCTATATTACCCACACGCCGTGCATTCACTGCCTCAAAGTGCTGGTCAACACTGGCATCAAAGATATTTTCTATTTGAAACCCTACAAGCTCCACACTCTAGAAGAACTTCTGCGCTATACCCAAGTCCACTTGTACGCAGTGCAATTGCCAAGCTAA
- the atpB gene encoding ATP synthase F0 subunit A, producing the protein MEHPFTWYNWLPEGLQHSLGDHTFFAIVAVLFLVLFAVMARGALVKAQDATVPAGELGSRNIAELIVQLIVSQSDAIIGKAGRKYVPFYGTFFFFILTSNLMGLLPGFGAPTANLNTTIGLALCSFIGYNVIGVREQGMSYFKHFVGPMTSLPGSSIISKLAFLPLLLISVMFFFILELFSHGFRPVSLSLRLFGNMMGDHQVIGAFIGLTKLVVPVAFYVMGTLVSLIQAFVFTLLSMIYVALAISHGHDEEHGHEAHH; encoded by the coding sequence ATGGAACATCCATTTACTTGGTATAACTGGCTACCCGAAGGCTTGCAGCATTCGCTTGGCGATCACACTTTTTTTGCCATCGTCGCCGTTTTGTTCTTGGTGCTATTTGCTGTAATGGCTCGTGGCGCCTTGGTCAAAGCGCAGGACGCCACGGTTCCGGCGGGTGAGCTTGGTTCGCGTAATATTGCCGAGTTGATCGTTCAACTGATCGTCAGTCAAAGCGACGCCATCATCGGCAAGGCCGGACGCAAGTACGTGCCGTTCTATGGAACGTTTTTCTTCTTCATTTTGACCAGCAACTTGATGGGACTCTTGCCCGGCTTCGGCGCGCCGACGGCTAATCTCAATACCACCATCGGTCTGGCTCTATGTTCTTTCATCGGCTACAACGTGATCGGCGTGCGCGAGCAAGGCATGAGCTATTTCAAACATTTCGTCGGCCCGATGACCAGCTTGCCCGGTAGCAGCATCATTTCCAAGCTCGCGTTCTTGCCCCTGCTGCTCATTTCCGTAATGTTTTTCTTTATCCTTGAGTTGTTTTCCCATGGGTTTCGGCCGGTTTCTCTGTCTTTACGTCTATTCGGTAACATGATGGGCGATCACCAAGTGATCGGCGCGTTTATCGGTTTGACCAAGTTGGTGGTGCCGGTAGCCTTTTACGTGATGGGGACACTGGTTAGTTTAATTCAAGCTTTCGTTTTCACATTGTTGAGCATGATCTACGTCGCCTTGGCGATCAGCCACGGCCATGACGAAGAACATGGACATGAGGCACATCACTAA
- a CDS encoding F0F1 ATP synthase subunit C gives MKKLFAFFAMLFLSLMATGLAMAAEGAAAGGDGQVKGTLALAAGIAVALASFGAALGQGRVGAAAMESIGRNPNAADKLFLPLVLTLALLEALALYGFVIAILLQGKI, from the coding sequence ATGAAGAAGCTGTTTGCCTTTTTTGCTATGCTGTTTTTGAGTTTGATGGCAACCGGGTTAGCCATGGCTGCCGAAGGCGCCGCCGCGGGCGGCGATGGGCAAGTCAAAGGCACGTTGGCACTGGCCGCTGGTATTGCCGTCGCGCTCGCTTCCTTTGGCGCCGCTTTGGGCCAGGGCCGTGTTGGCGCAGCCGCGATGGAAAGCATCGGACGCAATCCGAACGCCGCCGACAAGCTGTTCTTGCCGCTGGTTCTAACCTTGGCGTTGCTCGAAGCGTTGGCGCTCTATGGTTTCGTTATCGCGATTCTCTTGCAGGGAAAGATCTAA